Below is a window of Brassica napus cultivar Da-Ae chromosome A5, Da-Ae, whole genome shotgun sequence DNA.
CATCGACTCACTACGAGGACATGACAACGGACGATATAGCAAAGCTATGGGAGTGTAGTTTGCTACTAgatgaaacttttttttctttaataatttaaaaaattcaaattccttAAAACAATGACACATTGtacaaaagtatttttttgtcttgaataaatttaacactCATTAAAAGAAGTGTTtattagcaacaaaaaaaatagttttaaatgtggttgtggcatgtttaaaaaaaaaaaaaattccgagACGTGTTTCAGATAAAAAGCATGTAAGAAAATGCTGTATCCAGGAGGACTGAATCATCATGATATGTACAGTTGAAAATATTTGACACCGTGCAAAGGATGCCTAGTACTTTGTGATCGCACGGTTTGACTCTAGTCGCTActtttcctctgttttcttaCATATTTTTCTCTGTTGTTCTTTAGCAAAAGTAGAGCTGTGCTCGTCACTCTTATCTATCTTTCCATGTCTTTTGATTCCTTAGTCTAGGATCAAAAAATTGTACAATTCTTTTTGTTGTTATAAAGTTAAcatttcaaccaaaaaaaattagagttgAATATATGTTGCCTTAAAAAAACACTCATTCTACATGTCACTTTGAAACTTtcacatagattaaaaaaataatttgaatgtatttatttttttattaattgcatttcgtaattaatattaaacttaaaataagtataaattgcatcaaaattctaaaataacatttttgtgTTATAAAAAGTATTAAACTGGCCCTTTCTGTGAAACagataaatttgttttatatttgaataaaaGTGCAtatagaaaaaagaaaatatcaaatGTTTCAGGTTTATGATGTCTAATATTTGTGCTCATCATGTTTCACCAACTGAAATATCAAATGTTTAAGAGATCATATCTAAGTTTTGCGCTCATCATGGTTCACCAATTGATGTATCAAAAATGTAATTAAGCCTTTATATATAGTCTGATGACACAGTTTTATGCCAATCATATAACTCTGTGTGAATGCattaatttttgttgttgtaaaaaAGAGGAGACAAACTCTATGTCCACAACAcagactttaattttttttttttgtttaaaacacAGACTTTAATTTCTGATTCAAAAGTTTCTCCATGTTTGAGAAATCGTACCAAAAACTCCCTTCgcacttcctttttttttttttaacatttacaAGTGTCATAATGCGGTCTTACTCCTTTAGATATCACTTACAAGCTAAGCGAGGACTTCTCTAGTGGGTAGAAATGGTATTACCAAAAACAATTTATCAAGAAATCCAAATAGCAAATGGaatccacattttcttttgaGCTTACGTTTACTCCCCCACCACCAGCCTGATTAATTACATCAATACCATATTAAAGATATATAGATACATTCGTACCTATCAAGTTTACATTCTTACGTATCAAATATATCTCTTGCTCACCAAGTCTATATCTCTTGCATGTCAAGCGTATCTTCCTTATTTATAAAgtctacaatatatatattttacattcatTAATAATACTAGTTATCAATGTACGAAACTTATACGGTACTATAACAAAACTCGATATAATCATTATAGTGGGTAGTAATGATAGATGAATAGCTGGATCACCATTCACCAAACACGAATATCACATTGTATGATTGTGGAAAGAGTTTGGTGAAATGATTAAAATGTTTGTTGAATTTTGGGCCTATAAAATACCTAACATTGGGTTACACCCCCTTATCATCTGCTTCATTTCTCTTCACGCTTGAAAACTCAGTTCTTCCTATCTCTCTGTTCTTTAAATCCATTGCCGTGAAAGGAGGAGTAGATATGTATAGCTCGCTTGAAACGACGGCTCCGGCTACGTTGGAACCGCAAGGTATATCCCAAATCTCATCACAAGTCAgtaacaaatgttttttttggacATTTATGACTTAGTTGGGTAATGAAGATTGGATCTGATATTCTTCAACTAATCTTCGAATTACTATCTCCTTGAAATGATTTACTGTTCAAACAAAACCTTTGTTTAATTTGGTGGTTTCTTCATTTGTCAGTTATACATTAAAGATGCTCTAATGGGGACTAATAAGATGGATCGTTTGAGTTTATTACAGTAAATGTTTGCTTAAAATAAGTAATTAAAGATAGTGTCTGGTCAGGGCTTTCTCTGAGCATAGGCTGGTGAAACAATTGTTTATGGTCCCCAAAATTGTAggaaaaatttacatatatatggttttaaatttgtcaaaaaaataaattatataaacccTTACTAAATCATCTATAGTCTCCAAAATCTCAGGACATGTCATTTAACTTTTGCAATCTCTTGTGTGTATAGATTGTGACAAGGAACATGTGGATGAAAacatttctatatattttgttcGTCAGTGTTAGGCTTATTTGCAGTTTTACTATATACTTCTTGGAACAGAAACATCGGAGAAAGATTTGCCAATAACTGGAGGAGACAAACTGTTACTGAAAGGTTTAAAGTTTTACGGTTTCCATGGAGTCATTGCAGAAGAAAGGACATTGGGGCAGATGTTTCTTGTTGACATTGATGCGTGTGTGAGTCTTAAAAAGGCTGGTGTGTCTGACAACTTAGCAGATACAATCAGTTACGTTGACATTTTCAGGTTAGCTCTTGCCCATTTACCAATATACCCACTTAGACTTTTTGATCCATGTCTTAACTTTAGTTATGGTTTATTGGTGGGAAAATGATCTATGCAGCATAGCTAAAGAAATTGTTGAAGGGCCACCACTAAACCTTTTGGAAGCAGTAGCGGAACGCATCGCGTCCAAAACGCTTGAAAAGTTTCCTCGGGTAACTGCTGTTCAAGTGAAGCTAGTGAAGCCAAATGTTGCACTTATCAAGAGTGGTATTGACTACTTAGGTGTCGAGATTTTCCGACAGCAAAAACACTAATTCAAGGAAACTGATGATATCCTTCTAAACTTTGTGTTCAATAATCCTTTGTCCAGACAAAGAGAATTGTATCCATGGaatgtaattattttttctttcattattTTGCTCTTTGATATCAAGCATCAAGAATTATTCATTACAAATCTGTTTAGTCTACAACAGCACAAATCAATATTGAATTCCTTATGATTGTACTGAGATGGAGAGTTTCAACAACGTCAAGCAGGTGGTTGAGTGAGATCCAAAGATACGCTAATGAATAGTGTTTGCAAGCTTCTTATCGGTAACAAGAATGAGAATGTTTGAAAATAAAGTTGTTTCCTCCGAGTCTTTAATACAAGTACATCTTTTGACCTTTTGAAACATAAGTCAACATTATCTATGGTGTTAGTTGTCACATCCTTGCCTTTAACATAGTACATCTGTAACCTTTTGGCCTATCACTCGAGTTTGGAACACATGGTTTTGATTATGTAACTTTTAGGCTGGTCATGTCCATTACCATAGgatatgatttttgaaaacgTGCAGGCGTGCAGCTAAGTCCAAAGAATGagaacaaaaacaattaaagaaTATAATGGAAACCTGATT
It encodes the following:
- the LOC106411793 gene encoding dihydroneopterin aldolase 1 — encoded protein: MYSSLETTAPATLEPQETSEKDLPITGGDKLLLKGLKFYGFHGVIAEERTLGQMFLVDIDACVSLKKAGVSDNLADTISYVDIFSIAKEIVEGPPLNLLEAVAERIASKTLEKFPRVTAVQVKLVKPNVALIKSGIDYLGVEIFRQQKH